A DNA window from Castanea sativa cultivar Marrone di Chiusa Pesio chromosome 7, ASM4071231v1 contains the following coding sequences:
- the LOC142643924 gene encoding F-box protein CPR1-like, with protein sequence MEKNEKQRNRSLSNLPLDLIGSILSRLPVQCLLQLKRVCRAWRDLISNPKFAKYHLEHFIIQEKLMLMERLRYLVHYDMLNSVVEEPDYPVTLVLSIESRELPESPIEFPTCSRKCLSTVYGFGYDSFADDYKLVRVVTFATERFETEVKLYSLGTNSWKRIEDFPYGVPNKSDGIFVNGRSSSLVGIFGE encoded by the exons atggaaaagaatgaaaaacaaaggaatagATCATTGTCAAACCTTCCGCTGGATCTCATAGGAAGCATACTGTCCAGACTTCCTGTCCAGTGTCTTCTACAATTGAAACGTGTTTGCAGGGCCTGGCGTGATCTCATTTCCAATCCCAAATTTGCCAAATATCACCTTGAACATTTTATCATCCAGGAGAAGCTCATGCTTATGGAGCGCTTACGTTATCTGGTACACTATGATATGCTGAATAGTGTAGTAGAGGAGCCTGATTATCCTGTTACCCTAGTTCTATCTAT AGAGTCAAGGGAGCTGCCAGAATCACCCATCGAGTTCCCCACTTGTTCTCGTAAATGCTTGTCTACTGTATATGGGTTTGGTTATGATTCCTTTGCTGATGATTACAAACTGGTTCGAGTGGTTACATTTGCTACTGAAAGGTTTGAAACAGAAGTGAAACTGTATTCTTTGGGAACCAATTCCTGGAAACGGATTGAGGACTTCCCATACGGTGTTCCCAACAAATCTGATGGGATATTTGTGAATGGCCGGAGCTCTTCACTGGTTGGTATATTTGGAGAATGA
- the LOC142644757 gene encoding F-box protein At5g07610-like, with protein MLTTNYGSSSAETVANNEDLVTQILIRVPVKPLLRFKCVSKHWLSLISSSHFYHHHNHNHNQNQNQNQNQNQKQNHPTSLSAVILRRNPSLFQFVPLKPTKTTTTTTTPPFTSLHFINQNSPSNIKILHSCHGLFLCRSVQEKNNILNQNNRHCYYVCNFTTKQSTTLPSINSFSPNEPISIFGLTLAFEPSKSPHYQVVCVRSSKVSMYYYQIEVYSSKTRTWRTSGSPFVAPFDIVFDNGVFCNGAVHWISPSGSALYYDIERERVEKMPRLVESWGKRRSRYFGESNGHLHLVDICGVRTTKFKVFEMERDYSKWFVKYEVDLDEIVATFPEMVRDSLDPCDSYYYAFVIVFVVRNENEEESSLLLHIPGKIISYNFRDKSFKKVCDLTPIRNETKSSLQFGWLDAYQFVETLACV; from the coding sequence ATGCTCACCACCAACTATGGCTCCTCATCGGCTGAAACAGTCGCAAACAACGAGGATCTGGTGACCCAGATCCTGATCCGTGTACCCGTCAAGCCTCTCCTTCGTTTCAAGTGCGTTTCAAAGCATTGGCTTTCCTTAATCTCCAGCTCTCATTTCTatcaccaccacaaccacaaccacaaccaaaaccaaaaccaaaaccaaaaccaaaaccaaaaacagaACCACCCCACTTCTCTCTCCGCCGTCATCCTCCGCCGGAACCCATCACTCTTCCAATTTGTTCCTCTCAAACCCACTAaaactaccaccaccaccaccactcctCCCTTCACTTCTCTCCATTTCATCAACCAGAACAGCCCTTCAAATATCAAGATTTTACACTCTTGCCACGGCTTGTTCTTGTGCCGTAGTGTCCAAGAAAAAAACAACATCCTTAACCAAAACAATCGTCATTGTTACTACGTGTGTAATTTCACAACCAAACAGTCCACAACGCTTCCTAGTATTAATAGTTTTAGTCCCAACGAACCCATTTCGATATTTGGTCTTACCTTAGCTTTCGAGCCTTCTAAGTCACCGCACTACCAAGTTGTCTGTGTTCGGAGCTCTAAAGTTTCTATGTACTATTACCAAATCGAAGTATATTCCTCCAAGACTCGAACTTGGAGAACTTCTGGGTCTCCCTTTGTTGCTCCATTCGATATAGTGTTCGATAATGGCGTGTTTTGTAACGGAGCAGTTCATTGGATTTCTCCATCTGGGTCTGCTTTGTATTATgatattgaaagagagagagtcgAGAAAATGCCGAGGCTCGTTGAAAGTTGGGGTAAAAGAAGGTCTAGATATTTCGGAGAGTCTAATGGGCATTTGCATCTTGTTGACATATGTGGAGTTCGGACTACGAAATTCAAAGTTTTTGAAATGGAGAGGGACTATTCTAAGTGGTTTGTGAAGTATGAGGTTGATCTTGATGAGATTGTGGCTACGTTTCCTGAGATGGTGAGGGACTCTcttgatccttgtgactcttaTTATTATGCATTCGTTATAGTTTTTGTTGTTCGGAATGAGAATGAGGAGGAGTCATCACTCTTGTTGCATATACCTGGTAAGATCATATCTTATAATTTTAGGGACAAGAGTTTTAAGAAGGTTTGTGACTTGACTCCCATTCGCAATGAGACTAAGAGTTCTTTGCAATTTGGGTGGTTGGATGCATATCAATTTGTTGAGACTTTGGCATGTGTTTGA